One region of Nymphaea colorata isolate Beijing-Zhang1983 unplaced genomic scaffold, ASM883128v2 scaffold0568, whole genome shotgun sequence genomic DNA includes:
- the LOC126409557 gene encoding photosystem I P700 chlorophyll a apoprotein A2, whose product MALRFPRFSQGLAQDPTTRRIWFGIATAHDFESHDDITEERLYQNIFASHFGQLAIIFLWTSGNLFHVAWQGNFESWVQDPLHVRPIAHTIWDPHFGQPAVEAFTRGGALGPVNIAYSGVYQWWYTIGLRTNEDLYTGALFLLFISAISLVAGWLHLQPKWKPSVSWFKNAESRLNHHLSGLFGVSSLAWAGHLVHVAIPGSRGEYVRWNNFLDVLPYPQGLGPLFTGQWNLYAQNPDSSSHLFGTSQGAGTAILTLLGGFHPQTQSLWLTDIAHHHLAIAFIFLVAGHMYRTNFGIGHSIKDLLEAHIPPGGRLGRGHKGLYDTINNSIHFQLGLALASLGVITSLVAQHMYSLPAYAFIAQDFTTQAALYTHHQYIAGFIMTGAFAHGAIFFIRDYNPQQNEDNVLARMLDHKEAIISHLSWASLFLGFHTLGLYVHNDVMLAFGTPEKQILIEPIFAQWIQSAHGKTSYGFDVLLSSTNGPAFNAGQSLWLPGWLNAINENRNSLFLTIGPGDFLVHHAIALGLHTTTLILVKGALDARGSKLMPDKKDFGYSFPCDGPGRGGTCDISAWDAFYLAVFWMLNTIGWVTFYWHWKHITLWQGNVSQFNESSTYLMGWLRDYLWLNSSQLINGYNPFGMNSLSVWAWMFLFGHLVWATGFMFLISWRGYWQELIETLAWAHERTPLANLIRWRDKPVALSIVQARLVGLAHFSVGYIFTYAAFLIASTSGKFG is encoded by the coding sequence ATGGCATTAAGATTTCCAAGGTTTAGCCAAGGCTTAGCTCAGGACCCCACTACTCGTCGTATTTGGTTTGGTATTGCTACCGCACATGACTTCGAGAGTCATGATGATATCACCGAGGAACGTCTTTATCAGAATATTTTTGCTTCTCACTTCGGGCAGTTAGCAATAATCTTTCTGTGGACTTCCGGCAATCTGTTTCATGTGGCTTGGCAAGGAAATTTTGAGTCATGGGTACAGGACCCCTTACATGTAAGACCCATTGCTCATACTATTTGGGATCCTCATTTTGGTCAACCGGCTGTAGAAGCTTTTACTCGAGGGGGTGCTCTTGGCCCAGTGAATATTGCTTATTCCGGTGTTTATCAATGGTGGTATACAATCGGCTTGCGCACCAACGAAGATCTTTATACTGGAgctctttttctattatttatttCTGCCATATCTTTAGTAGCGGGTTGGTTACATCTACAACCCAAATGGAAGCCAAGCGTTTCGTGGTTCAAAAATGCCGAATCTCGTCtcaatcatcatttgtcaggGCTCTTCGGAGTAAGCTCCTTGGCTTGGGCAGGACATTTAGTTCATGTTGCTATTCCCGGGTCAAGGGGTGAATATGTCAGATGGAATAATTTCTTAGATGTATTACCATATCCCCAAGGATTGGGGCCACTTTTTACAGGTCAGTGGAATCTTTATGCCCAAAACCCCGATTCCAGTAGTCATTTATTCGGTACCTCCCAAGGAGCGGGAACTGCCATTCTAACCCTTCTCGGGGGATTCCATCCGCAAACTCAAAGTTTATGGCTGACCGATATTGCCCATCATCATTTAGCTATTGCATTCATTTTTCTCGTTGCTGGTCATATGTATAGAACTAACTTCGGGATTGGGCACAGTATAAAAGATCTTCTAGAGGCGCATATTCCTCCGGGGGGTCGATTGGGGCGCGGGCATAAAGGCCTTTATGACACAATCAATAATTCGATTCATTTTCAATTAGGTCTTGCTCTAGCCTCTTTGGGGGTTATTACTTCCTTGGTAGCTCAACACATGTACTCTTTACCTGCTTATGCATTTATAGCACAAGACTTTACTACTCAAGCTGCGTTATATACTCATCACCAATACATCGCAGGGTTCATCATGACAGGAGCCTTTGCTCATGGAGCTATATTCTTCATTAGGGATTACAACCCGCAGCAGAATGAGGATAATGTATTGGCAAGAATGTTAGACCATAAAGAAGCTATCATATCTCATTTAAGTTGGGCTAGCTTGTTCCTGGGGTTCCATACCTTGGGACTCTATGTTCATAATGACGTCATGCTTGCTTTTGGTACTCCAGAAAAACAAATCTTGATCGAACCCATATTTGCCCAATGGATACAGTCCGCTCATGGTAAGACTTCATATGGGTTTGATGTACTCTTATCTTCAACGAATGGCCCAGCATTTAATGCAGGTCAAAGCTTATGGTTACCTGGATGGTTGAATGCTATTAATGAAAATCGTAATTCACTATTCTTAACAATAGGGCCGGGGGACTTCTTGGTACATCATGCTATTGCTCTAGGTTTGCATACAACTACATTGATCTTAGTAAAAGGTGCTTTAGATGCACGTGGTTCCAAGTTAATGCCAGATAAAAAGGATTTCGGGTATAGTTTCCCCTGCGATGGTCCAGGACGAGGTGGTACTTGTGATATTTCGGCTTGGGATGCATTTTATTTGGCAGTTTTCTGGATGTTAAATACCATTGGATGGGTTACCTTCTATTGGCATTGGAAGCATATCACATTATGGCAGGGTAATGTTTCGCAATTTAATGAATCTTCCACTTATTTGATGGGATGGTTAAGAGATTATCTATGGTTAAACTCTTCACAACTTATCAACGGATATAATCCTTTTGGTATGAATAGTTTATCCGTCTGGGCGTGGATGTTCTTATTTGGGCATCTTGTTTGGGCTACTGGATTCATGTTCTTAATTTCCTGGCGTGGATATTGGCAGGAATTGATTGAAACTTTAGCATGGGCTCATGAACGCACACCTTTGGCTAATTTGATTCGCTGGAGGGATAAACCGGTGGCTCTTTCCATTGTACAAGCAAGACTGGTTGGCTTAGCTCACTTTTCTGTAGGTTATATATTTACCTACGCAGCTTTCTTGATTGCTTCTACATCAGGCAAATTTGGTtaa